In Felis catus isolate Fca126 chromosome B1, F.catus_Fca126_mat1.0, whole genome shotgun sequence, the sequence AGCTATGAGCTTCAGCTCACTGCCTCAGACATGGGGGTGCCTCAGAGGTCTGGCTCATCCATACTAAAAATAAGCATTTCCGACTCCAACGACAACAGCCCTGCTTTTGAGCAGCAGTCTTATGTAATACAACTCTTAGAAAACTCCCCCGTTGGCACTTTGCTCCTTGACCTGAACGCCACAGATCCAGATGAGGGCGCTAATGGGAAAATTGTATATTCCTTCAGCAGTCATGTGTCTCCCAAAATTATAGAGACTTTTAAAATTGACTCAGAAAAAGGACATTTGACTCTTTTCAAGCAAGTGGATTATGAAATCACCAAATCCTATGAGATTGATGTTCAGGCTCAAGATTTGGGCCCAAATTCAATCCCAGCTCACTGCAAAATTATAATCAAGGTTGTGGATGTTAATGACAATAAACCTGAAATCAACATAAACCTCATGTCccctggaaaagaagaaatatcttaTATTTTTGAGGGGGATCCCATTGACACATTTGTTGCTTTGGTCAGGGTTCAGGACAAGGATTCTGGGCTGAATGGAGAAATAGTTTGTAAGCTTCACGGACATGGTCACTTTAAACTTCAGAAGACTtatgaaaacaattatttaatcTTGACAAATGCCACACTGGATAGAGAAAAGAGATCTGAATACAGTTTGACTGTAATCGCTGAAGACAAGGGGACACCCAGTCTTTCTTCAGTGAAACATTTTACTGTTCAGATCAATGATATAAATGACAATCCACCCCACTTCCAGAGAAGTCGATATGAATTTGCAATCTCAGAGAATAACTCGCCAGGGGCATATATCACCACCGTTACGGCCACAGATCCTGATCTTGGAGAAAATGGGCAAGTTACATATACCATTTTGGAGAGTTTTATCCTGGGCAGTTCCATAACCACCTATGTCACCATTGACCCATCTAATGGAGCCATCTATGCCCTCAGAATCTTTGATCATGAGGAAGTGAGTCAGATCACTTTCGTGGTTGAAGCAAGAGACGGAGGAAGTCCAAAGCAACTAGTAAGCAATACCACAGTTGTGCTCACCATCATTGATGAAAATGACAACGTCCCTGTGGTTATAGGGCCTGCTCTGCGCAATAATACTGCAGAAATCTCCATACCCAAAGGGGCTGAAAGTGGCTTTCATGTCACAAGAATAAGGGCAATTGACAGAGACTCTGGTGTGAATGCTGAACTCAGCTGCTCCATAATAGCAGGCAACGAGGAGGATATCTTTTTAATCGATCCACGATCATGTGACATCCATACCAACGTAAGCATGGAATCTGTTTCCTACACCGAGTGGGAGCTCTCAGTCATCATCCAGGACAAAGGCAATCCCCAGCTGCATACCAAAGTCCTTCTGAAGTGTACGATCTTTGAATATGCAGAGTCAGTGACAAGTACAGCAATGACCTCAGTCAGCCAGGCATCTTTGGATGTCTCCATGgttataattatttccttaggagcAATTTGTGCAGTGTTGTTGGTTATCATGGTGCTGTTTGCAACGAGGTGTAACCGAGAAAAGAAAGACACTAGATCCTACAACTGCAGGGTAGCAGAATCCACTTACCAGCACCACCCAAAAAGGCCATCCAGGCAGATTCACAAAGGGGACATCACACTGGTGCCTACGATGAATGGCACTCTGCCCATCAGATCTCATCACAGATCGTCTCCATCCTCATCCCCCACCTTGGAAAGAGGGCAGATGGGCAGCCGGCAGAGTCACCACAGTCACCAGTCCCTCAACAGTTTGGTGACAATCTCATCCAACCACGTGCCAGAGAATTTCTCACTAGAACTCACCCATGCCACTCCTGCCGTTGAGGTAAGATCGCACTCTGTACCAACTCACTGACACGGTCAGCTGCTAGTGTGCAGAGGTTGTGTATGTGCTAGTTCTTAAGTGTCTCCTTTAAGCAGTAAACAATACTAACAATATCCGAATTAAATGGGATACAAGGTACATCACCTGTATGTAGCAAGTATGCATAGTTTAGCatgctgttctgtttttcttaaagaatggGCTTGCATGTATGATGCAtagtattgaaaaataaatgtgaatctCCCAAATGACTATCTAATTAGAATACCCTTCCTTCCCAGATTAAGATACTGGAAGCCACAAATAAAGGGACTTGTTTCATTCTCGCAGTTGTGGCttctactcagaaaaaaaaaaaaaaaaaagccaaaagataACAACAACAGCACCAGCAAAACCCCGAGGCCTCCAGAATCCCATCTGAATGCATGTTGTATTTGTTCaacttttgcattttttctgaCCTTATTTTAACTGCATGTGCTAGATTGTTGCATCTTACaatattttccatgtatttttataatggaTCTCTTTAACCTGAActaaaacataaaggaactcagactattatttataaaggagttctctttcaaaaaaaaaaaaaaaaaacagtgtatgAGATCATTCAAGCCTCTCCGGGATGTATTCAGTTGTGTGTGGTGCCTGGCTGCATCGTCTGCCACATTCCAGCATGTGTAaatctttaaaacagagataacatgTTCAATTAATCAGGATGAAAAGCAGTGAGCAACTGTTTTTCCTTGCTTAAGCTCGTGAGTATTAGGGGGTTTGTTTCCAGAAATCAGTTCTGTGTGTTTGGTTTCCAGCAGGTCTCCCAGCTTCTTTCAATGCTTCACCAGGGGCAATATCAACCAAGGCCAAGTTTTCGAGGAAACAAATATTCCAGGAGTTATAGGTATGAATTATCCCCCTGTTACCTATTGAGTCTCTAATGGCGTGAATGCTAAAGAGTAAAAACCATACTTTCCCTGATTTATCTTTCTAGATATGCCCTCCAAGACATGGACAAATTTAGCTTGAAAGACAGTGGCCGTGGTGACAGTGAAGCAGGAGACAGTGATTATGATTTGGGGCGCGATTCACCAATAGACAGGCTGCTGGGTGAAGGATTCAGTGACCTGTTCCTTACAGATGGAAGAATCCCAGCAGGTAAGAGGCTGGTGACAGATGATGAATTCTTACTTTCAGATCTGCTACACCCATGGAGTGCACAGTTTCTCCCAtgcttacatttttctttgtcctttgcaCTGAAGTGTCTGTCATCTGTACACTATTAGCATTGAACATGACCTGGAGCCCctcagaattattttcttaaacttcAGACACGGCAGTTGGTGGAGGAGGGGTAAGCATGAGAGCGGAGCAGGAcaagaaggaaggagtggggagagggggatagagagcCACactatttctttcctctccctgccccatccagTGCTGCCACAGGATACTCTTGAGCAACTCTATGAAATTACTGGGTGGTTGTTGTTATTCAAACGGCCTGTTTTGGTGCTTGGTGGTGAACTGGGCTATAATTTGGAAGACACAAATTTCCTGTGATGGGAACCCACTCACAGAATCAGAGATTAAAATACACTAGGGAATGGTACATTTCAATCACCAAAAATAGGACAAAGAATGCAGCTTTGTAGGTGGGAAGCACAGAATATTTTTGCCACCGTTCATTTCCTACCCTCACGGTAGTTGAAGAGGCACACGCGTTTACAAGGGAAATGTTAAGTCTGTAGCCAGATGGAGGAGACCCTGGGAAGTTAAAAGCCACGTTTTCCGTAGAGTCCCCCCTCTCTGACTGTGCAGTAGAACCTGTCTGAACCAACTGGGTAAACACTGACTATATCACTGCAGCAACCCCGTTACCAGAGACTGTAATATTCAATCGACTCTTAGGAACACATAAAAACGTTGCCCTGGCTACTTACGTTCCTAAACTCCACTGAATCTGATCAGCTGAGTGTTAATCAAGTGCCTGCCATTTGATAAATTAAAGAAAGGCAGAGCAAAACTACTTGCTGTCTGAGTTCCATCCAATATCTATTTTCTAAATACAGATAAGTAAGAGAGTTTTGGAACGAGTTGTGAGGGGGCTTCAGAGAGCTACAGAAATGCAGGCGAAATCACTGCGTAGAGAGTCCTAGTGGTAGTGGTAGTTGTTGCCACCAAGAGTGACCACCAATGTCCCCGTGCTTACCTGGGGCCCCTGAGGACTTCTGTACCTACATCCTGTCTCCTAAGGCTTCCGCACAGGAATGTGGAGTGGGGTCGTGACAAGAGtagtgctcctttttttttttttttttttttttttcatttgaaaactgaagcttataaaggttaaaaaatgtaTCCCAAATCAGGCAGTTTGTACATGGTAGAGGTGAGATTTGAACCAATCCCATACTCTTAAATACCAACCTATTAAGAGTAATGAAgcaacaggtttttaaaaaataagtttagtaATGGATTTGTTCCTATATTCTGAAGTCTAACTGTCCTCTACGAAGTGATTAAATGCTGCCTATTTCATTATGCTATTACAGTCATAGATATCGTATCTGTGGCAGGATGAGTGTGTGGAAAGGACTTCTGCTGGCATTAGGGCTACAATGTACATAAGAACCAATATTTGCACAGTggtgtctttgtttctttgttttattcagagACTCCCtatttcaaggaagaaaataaatctctgaaaATCCAGTGGGATACATACAGCCTCAGAAAACTTGCTCAAAGAgaatcagttttattatttttaccaatGAAAGGAAAGGGCTGGCTGGCTAAATTTCTCTGGTTCCATGATGTTGATGGAACCCTAATTTTGAATATTGGTCCTCAATGTTGAATACTGTGATTTCTCAAATGAAAAGTAGTACAGTGGGCATAACATCAGTATTTCATTAtgtaagttcttttaaaaaaaaaattatttatttgagatagagagacagagagacagagagacagagtgtgagtgggggaggggcaaagagagggagacacagaatcggaagcagtctctaggcccaatgtggggctcgaacccacaaaccgtgggataatgacctgagccgaagtcagaaactTACCCAAtggacctcccccccccaccaggcgcccctgaaattataatttattgataCAGCTAAAAGGAAAATACCTTTCCCTATTGAGATAACTTTTCTATTTGTGGGCCTAAATGATATCTAAAGtcctttttaattctgaaattgtATAATTATATTAGCTGACCTGTTTTAGAAAAAGGCAggacttctctttcattctttcaaagttACCAACACCAGACATGTTCATGGCAGGAGAATTATCTAAtgcttgcattaaaaaataaaataaaaatgcatgttaaTAAAGACATTGAGGAAACAATGGGTAGATATACAGTCTAGGTAATAGTGAGTCTTATTTAGTGAGTGGCTTTCGGCTCCTTCTAAGTTAACATTTCGTTCAAAGTTAGGagttttgcttttatattatcAACAATGATACCACTCAATATACAGACAACCCTTTCAAAACATTCCATATTTGCACAGTCATACTTACTCTGGGCGTGTGGTGGGAGAGTTATATTGCTGGTGTATGATGTTGTTCCACTGTAGATACATTTCTTTCTTACTGTCTACCTGCCTCCATGTGGAGAAAGCATTCAGGTGGCATAGAGCACCAGGATATTCCCAgtgacttataaaatattttaagctttcttCATGTCTGGCTGGTGTAGAAAGTTACGTGTATACTGAGTATCTGTGCAGAGCTACTTTAATTATGACCATCCTTCTGATGATACTTCACCCATTTTCTGGTTTATTATTCTTTCTGGCAGCTCATGCTTTGTAAACTTATATTCCCAGGAAACAGgccaagtaggaaaaaaaaaaatgtaagtccaCATCTGAATGCCATTAACAGAAATCAGTGCAGTTTTCGAAAGCATGTGTATTTTTAGGACTTAAGTGTCTTATTCCAACTGGTTTTCTGCATTAAACTGTGATCAAATATAGATTATGTTATGTTGCATTGCCTGCCAACAAGGTCATTTCTGGTCATTCATTCTATTAATTCCCACAGAAATATCCTGCATTCTGAGCAGTAAAATCAGCAAGCATTCTTGCCCGTTAGCTCATGTTTGTCAACATGCTTTCTTCCTTACTCATTCAACTTTGAGCTACAGTGCAAAATCTTGAACTACTTGCAGAATCTCCACTTTTCCAATGTCTTAGCGGCACCAGCGTGATTTATAAAggccttttgattt encodes:
- the PCDH18 gene encoding protocadherin-18 isoform X2, producing the protein MNAKMHFRFVFALLTVSFNCDVLGKNLKYRIYEEQRVGSVIARLSEDVADVLVKLPNPSTVRFRAMQRGNSPLLVVNEDNGEISIGAKIDREQLCQKNLNCSIEFDVITLPTEHLQLFHIEVEVLDINDNAPQFSRSVIPIEISESAAVGTRIPLDSAFDPDVGENSLHTYSLSANDFFSIEVRTRTDGAKYAELIVVRELDRELKSSYELQLTASDMGVPQRSGSSILKISISDSNDNSPAFEQQSYVIQLLENSPVGTLLLDLNATDPDEGANGKIVYSFSSHVSPKIIETFKIDSEKGHLTLFKQVDYEITKSYEIDVQAQDLGPNSIPAHCKIIIKVVDVNDNKPEININLMSPGKEEISYIFEGDPIDTFVALVRVQDKDSGLNGEIVCKLHGHGHFKLQKTYENNYLILTNATLDREKRSEYSLTVIAEDKGTPSLSSVKHFTVQINDINDNPPHFQRSRYEFAISENNSPGAYITTVTATDPDLGENGQVTYTILESFILGSSITTYVTIDPSNGAIYALRIFDHEEVSQITFVVEARDGGSPKQLVSNTTVVLTIIDENDNVPVVIGPALRNNTAEISIPKGAESGFHVTRIRAIDRDSGVNAELSCSIIAGNEEDIFLIDPRSCDIHTNVSMESVSYTEWELSVIIQDKGNPQLHTKVLLKCTIFEYAESVTSTAMTSVSQASLDVSMVIIISLGAICAVLLVIMVLFATRCNREKKDTRSYNCRVAESTYQHHPKRPSRQIHKGDITLVPTMNGTLPIRSHHRSSPSSSPTLERGQMGSRQSHHSHQSLNSLVTISSNHVPENFSLELTHATPAVEVSQLLSMLHQGQYQPRPSFRGNKYSRSYRYALQDMDKFSLKDSGRGDSEAGDSDYDLGRDSPIDRLLGEGFSDLFLTDGRIPAAMRLCTEECRVLGHSDQCWMPPLPSPSSDYRSNMFIPGEEFPAQPQQQHPHQSLEDDAQPADSGEKKKSFSTFGKDSPNEEDSGDTSTSSLLSEMSSVFQRLLPPSLDTCSECPEVDRSNSLERRKAPLPAKTAGYPQGVAAWAASTHFQNPANNSGPPLGTHSSVQPSSKWLPAMEEIPENYEEDDFDNVLNHLNDGKHELMDASELVAEINKLLQDVRQS
- the PCDH18 gene encoding protocadherin-18 isoform X1, whose protein sequence is MNAKMHFRFVFALLTVSFNCDVLGKNLKYRIYEEQRVGSVIARLSEDVADVLVKLPNPSTVRFRAMQRGNSPLLVVNEDNGEISIGAKIDREQLCQKNLNCSIEFDVITLPTEHLQLFHIEVEVLDINDNAPQFSRSVIPIEISESAAVGTRIPLDSAFDPDVGENSLHTYSLSANDFFSIEVRTRTDGAKYAELIVVRELDRELKSSYELQLTASDMGVPQRSGSSILKISISDSNDNSPAFEQQSYVIQLLENSPVGTLLLDLNATDPDEGANGKIVYSFSSHVSPKIIETFKIDSEKGHLTLFKQVDYEITKSYEIDVQAQDLGPNSIPAHCKIIIKVVDVNDNKPEININLMSPGKEEISYIFEGDPIDTFVALVRVQDKDSGLNGEIVCKLHGHGHFKLQKTYENNYLILTNATLDREKRSEYSLTVIAEDKGTPSLSSVKHFTVQINDINDNPPHFQRSRYEFAISENNSPGAYITTVTATDPDLGENGQVTYTILESFILGSSITTYVTIDPSNGAIYALRIFDHEEVSQITFVVEARDGGSPKQLVSNTTVVLTIIDENDNVPVVIGPALRNNTAEISIPKGAESGFHVTRIRAIDRDSGVNAELSCSIIAGNEEDIFLIDPRSCDIHTNVSMESVSYTEWELSVIIQDKGNPQLHTKVLLKCTIFEYAESVTSTAMTSVSQASLDVSMVIIISLGAICAVLLVIMVLFATRCNREKKDTRSYNCRVAESTYQHHPKRPSRQIHKGDITLVPTMNGTLPIRSHHRSSPSSSPTLERGQMGSRQSHHSHQSLNSLVTISSNHVPENFSLELTHATPAVEQVSQLLSMLHQGQYQPRPSFRGNKYSRSYRYALQDMDKFSLKDSGRGDSEAGDSDYDLGRDSPIDRLLGEGFSDLFLTDGRIPAAMRLCTEECRVLGHSDQCWMPPLPSPSSDYRSNMFIPGEEFPAQPQQQHPHQSLEDDAQPADSGEKKKSFSTFGKDSPNEEDSGDTSTSSLLSEMSSVFQRLLPPSLDTCSECPEVDRSNSLERRKAPLPAKTAGYPQGVAAWAASTHFQNPANNSGPPLGTHSSVQPSSKWLPAMEEIPENYEEDDFDNVLNHLNDGKHELMDASELVAEINKLLQDVRQS